cTTCATACAAACAGCCCTCTTTtacgattctgaaaccaagtgttagcaatgattaaattatgctctgtggaaaactttaccaggcggcttcgtctttcattcctttcccacagtccatattcacctactgtgtttccttatcTTGCTgtacctactgtcgaattccagtcgtcaacactattaaattttcttctctcttaactatctgagtaaattcttttatttttcattcatttcttcaatctcttcatcatttgcggagctagttggcatataaactggtactaatGCTGTGGGTGTGGAGTTtgcatctatcttggctacaataatgcgttcactatgctgttcgtaagagcttaccctcattcctatctTCTTAtttactattaaacctactccttcattgaccctacttgattttgtatttataatcctgtattcacatgacaagaagtcctgttcctcctgctaccgaatttCAGCAATTCTCCTCTATATCTAGCTTCTACCGATCCATGTCCACACAATCGATCCAACAGTTTGGAAGAGGCTGATTTTGAAATGTGCGAATGTCCACACCCCAATATGgggggtgctccatcttgctggaagatgtaATCCGTGGAAACCGAATCAAGCTATCCAGGtgaatgttgttgaaacaatgagtacaatgaagaaaaataaaCGGTACAGTGTTGTGCTGACATCTCACACAACACATTAACTTTCCGTGAGCCTCGCTTCCAATTTACTGTTCCTGCATAGTGATGGAAACTTTAAGTCTTCTTCTACGTCTTCCTTAATTATCATTGATTTATTGCTATGCACTACACAGCTATAGCCGTTTGGATCGCTATACGCATTTTGAGTCATCCTACATTGTCTGATTTTAAACAAAATGTGTTTTATGTGATTCCATTTGTATGTTATTGTCACAGGGTCGTTTTCATCTTGATATGatatatttaaatgtttatttgcgTATTTCGCAAGCGAAACCATCTCGATTTTTTTCAGTCAACATAAAAGGCGCCCACTGTTATCAACTATCAAAAACTTCTAAATATTGTTAACTACTAATTCCGTGGAACACTCTTTTGAAACATGACATCGGTTTCTTGTAGCCGTGAGCTTCctgccgaaaaaaaaaaacagtgctcatTATTCTTTAAACTGTTCTGAATGAAAAGACATCTGAAGTCACATAGACATTGATTGAATTTAGCCCTGTATCCTATCATCaagcccgagcgaggtggcgcagtggttagacactggacacgcattcgggaggacgacggttcaatcctgcgtccggccatccagatttaggttttccgtgattcccctaaatcgctccaggcaaatgccgggacggttcctttcaaagggcacggccgaattccttccccgtccttccctaatccgatgagaccgatgacctcgctgtctggtctccttccccaaacaacccaacctatcATCAAGAAACAGCGCAATGAAAATTCAGATCGACCGACCAGGGGTTTACCTCTACCAATTGCTTCCTGGTATCTTTCTCTTACATGGTACACGAGGTTAATGACCACATGAGGGGCAATGTTGTGCTTGCAAGCGCAATGGCGAAAAGCTTAACGAACTATGCTTATTCAAAATCGGGTTTTATATAAATTCCTATTGGTGGGTTTTAGTAAAGGGGAACTGATGGTCGAAGTCGTTATTCATTGAGGATTGGATTTACTGAGGAACTTAACATGGACGCTCAACTGTTCATTCACGCCATAACCGAAGGCGAAATTCGTCTTTGTCCGGAGTCGTCAAAGCGAAAAGAAACTCGATGCGTGGCTTGAATCGTGACCGGATATAGCTCAAAATCGACCCCATCTAAATCTACTTAGACGAATTCCGTACTGCTCCTAACGACTGACTTTTCAAATCACAGGGAATCCTAACTCGAAAGAAACTGAACTATCTCATCGAGCAAGATAGCGCAGTGCTTAACAAAATAGATtcacagtcgggaggacgacggttcaaatccttgTCCGGAAATCCAGATTTAGACttaccgtgatttcactaaatcgcttgaggcaaataccgggatggttcctttgaaagagtacaCATAAGTGACACTTCTTACTCACCTGACCCCAGAAGAGCGCCTGGCTGCTACTGACTATGTACAAAATCCAACCTGCCTCGCCTCTGAGGGGATGAACTGACCAGACTGTAAGACGAATTTTTCAGCGGTGTCAAGCATCTCCTCCAATCAAAAGACAGGAAAGACGACGCTTTTTTCCCACGCTCAGAATTTTCCATGGTTTCAATGTCTAACAATTGAAATACGTCGTGTCTTGTGCGTAGATCTGAACGAACCAATTGCAAAGCGTCATGTTTAAGAAAGCGCGCTCAGATGTTGTGCTGCCGGACTGGCGTTTCCAGCCAGCCTCGAAATTAAAGCTGAAGCCATGTGCAATTGATTGCAATTACACCCACATTCGTACCATCCATTAATTAACGATGTCTATTAAAGGTGGTTAAACATACGTGATGGGCTGaatatgaaatataataaaaataaaacacttccAGTTCGGTTCCCAGCGTCATCTTCCGTCTACCATGGTAAAAATTGTGAGAACACATAGATAGAGGAAAGACATTAAGCAGAACTTGACGAAGCTGGAAAAATCACATGAAAAGTAGACTTAATTCCACAAAAATCAAATGAATGatggattcactgtcatcgttcAGTCAATCCTCTGACAGATTCGATGCGGCTAGCCACGCCTTCCTCTACTGTAATAACCCATCAAAGTATCACATGAGCCCAACGTCTGTAATTGTTTTCTGAACATATTTTAATCTGAATTCTAATCCGTTCTGATACATATCATTAATTACTCGGTGTCCTATAACTTACACCCATTTTCTGAGACTTTCGGCGAAATCACACCGTTTTACATCGAACGATTTTTCCTTGGTCGACAAAtcgtattaacgtgtcttgattttttcttaaATACTGTCTCCATTATGGAGAGAAACGTCATAACTGTCTGTCatacgcctttacctttcctaaaactaaACAGATAGTCTCCTAAgagatcgtcaattttcttttctgttcttttgtaaagtctgttatTCTTATCAGTAACTTTATGCAAGAGATGTCAAGCTGATTGTATTGTAATTTTTCCACTTATCAACTCTTGCTACCTTTGGGGCCGCGTGGATGGTATTTTctcgaaagtctgatggtgcacCTCGCGCCTCAATGACTCTATAAACCAACTGCAGTAGTGGTTTGATTCCCGCTTCCCCCACTGATTATAGAAATCCCTTTTTAATGTCACCTACGCCTTCCGCCTTATATGATACTAAGTTTTCCGAATTTCTGTTAAACTTTAATACTCGCTCCACAAAATCTTTCATATCGATACCCAATTCTTCATGTGTCATGTCTTCAGACATTTCCTCTTCCCCGAAGAGACCTCCGCTGTATTATTTCCACCCATCGGCTGATTCCTCTGTGTTCGACAACGGAATCCCTCTTGCCCTCCTGATGTTGACACCTTTTTCTTTTAATGTCACTGTAGGTGGCCAGAAaaagtctgaaatgtttgtaagggtgttgcaggcaggttatgctgagaaataattgctaagaaaaaaactCGGCAAGTTGCGCTATTTCCGATTTAATCAGCATTGAAGTCAGTTAATGAGGCCGTTGCTGGGGTAAAATGAAGTGCCCCACCAGAGACAGTATCGCCACACGTGTTCTCCGTTTGGATCCCTAAAACCGAAAAAGAGACCCACTCAAAAATTGGGCATGGAatagtagtaaggatcgaaccctttGACGAGCAAGTTCATCAATAATATCTTCAAAATCCAATTTTAAAACCACGCCGTGTTTCATTCCCGGCATAGCAAGAGAAGACAGGGGTTCTTCCGAAGTGCAGCTTCTGAAATAATTCTTGATAAGCTTTAAACGTGAAAATCTCCTTTCAGCGAACGCCACAGTCACTGGCATGGTTAGCAAAATTCTGTGAGCAattgaaatgtcaggaagtggGTTTCCAATGTCATTCAAGTATTTCAGTATTAACATAGGAGTTTTCACATCCTCTGGGAGCATTTCTCTGAACACTTTAATTTCTGTCAGAAGATCTGATGCAACAATGTCTTCCGAACATTCACCATTTATGTTTACACTTAGCTCTTTCTCAACTTTTTACACAGTATTTTAGTTTTTCATCCTGCATGTATTTTAAACTTTCTGCAGAAAACAAAAAGAGGAATATTTCGGAATACTTTGCCTGTTGGCCAAACCTTTCTTTCAAACTTTTTAACACTGTATCAACGCCAGGTCAGAAGAAACAGATTTTGTAGCTCTCCTCTGACGGTTGAGTTCTGCAAACCATGTAGCAGCCTTTATAATCAAGTTGCTTCTTCTCGCCaattttcttttttccaaattttggTTGAAACTGTAAACCTTCAGCTATCTCTTTCGCTGTCACCTGTGCATTAATAAAACCTTCTTCACGGAAATTCTCAATAAATTTCACTAGACATTCGAGGGATTTAGTTCCTACTTTCACGTCCATGTTTTCTGCTTGAAGTGCCTTACTTACTGCGTTAATAGCAAAGAATAGATCATACCATATGACAACGCCTACAATAAGCTCCAAGCTTTCTGCACGGTGGAACGCGGTAAATTGCTGATTTgggaatgaaataacaaaataatgaacacttagaaacttacatttttattttctcataATTGACAGTAATGGATGTTTATAATTACAAGTTTTAAACAGTATATCTGGCAAATGTCTACTTTCACACACTGCCACAGTCGTTTTCTGAAATTCTCGTGCACTCTTTCAAGCATGTCTTCCGGTATTCTTGCAATTTCAGGCTTAATATTGTCCTGTAGGTCTTTCAGGGTCTTGGGACGGTTGCAACAATCttttgacttcaggtaacccccaaagaaaaaaatcgcatGGTGCTAAGTCCGGTGATAGCGCGGACCAGTTGAGATCCCCCATACAAGAGACGAGCCTTCCAGGAAACGTGTGCCTCAAAAAATTCATGGTAATGTCCGCTGTGCAGTGGCACCCTCTTGTTGAAACCAGGCATCCTGTAATTACATTGCCTCGAAAGCCGGCTGCAAAACCTCTTGCAGCATAGTTAAGTAACGATCCCAATTCACAGATACAGCACGACGATTTTCCCGGAAAAAGTAAGAGCCAATGATGCCTACTTTTGATATGGTGCACCACACAGTGACGCGGTCCGAGTGCGGGGGTCTCTGGTGAATTTGTCCGTGATTTGTATCGCTCGAGTACCGCATATTCTGTTTATTTACACACCTACTGAGGTGAAAATATGCCTCATTTGCGGCATAAAGTATGGTTGCATGCATGTCTTCATAAGATTTCTCAATATTGACAATTACTGGAAGGCTCACATTTTATAGGGGTGAATATTCAGTTCATTATTAAGAATTCGGCGGAGAGAACGTCTTGAAATACCAAGAACAAGTGCGTGTTTCACAGCTGAGCGTTTCGGAGATTGCAATACTGCTGCTCTTAGTCTTTCGACGTTTTGTGGTGGTGTAACGCTTCTCTCTGGTCCTCTTTGTACAGATAACACATCCCCTGTTGTTCTGAATGCATTTACCCAATTTAAAATTGATTGCCGTCCAGAACACGTCCGTCTGGGAGTACCGCAAATCGCAAAAGAAAAGTCAGCTCCACTGCAATGATCGAGTGGCAATTTGGGAAATACACTTTAACACAAAATGAGCGCTCCTCACGTGTCAACTGCATTATCGCAACTGAACAATTGAATACAAACCTCTTGTCCGTCTCTATGAACCACGCCCACTCTCCCCTCTATTCAACCAACAGTGCCGCCACAATGTGAATTCTAGAAACGCAATTTACCACTCTCCATCCTGTAATTCGTTCACAACAAGCAAGTGAGATCGCTCGTTGTTTTCGATTCAACATTGCTGTTGCTCACATCAAGAAGGGCGTCTCTGACTTCTCTTTTCCGGTATCTTATAGCTTTGACACTCCTCACCCTACTTTCCCATCGAGTATTtgaaagtttcttcactcttataGTCGGTACCCTGTTCAATAAGGTCTCCCACATCTGAGTGGATGCAATCAAAACAGTGTATATTCTTTGAATTACACCAACAAATGTGAGTGCTATTGCTGTAGATTTTGTCGCATCTGATAACACGACTATGACTGTGGCTGGCACAGAGCAACAAAATACTCTCGGACTGCACTTTAGGGTTCTGGCTTGAACACCACTTCGGGTAACCTTTCATATTTGCGCCATTATCGTAACTTTTGCCTCTGCAGTCATGAATATGGAGTCCTAGTTGATCTAGCTTCGACAAAAGGGCTTCAGTCAAACTTTCTTCAGTTGttgaaatgcttttcagaaagtcgAGAAAGTGCCTGGGCCTTCTGATGGACTTACAAACCTAACAATGTCATTTGTTCATTGTGGCTTGTATCAGGAGTACAAtcaagtatgacataaaaatattcactttcttttgcaaaATTAACAATGCTCTTTTTTACTTTGTCAGCAAGCaaatttatgacttcattttaaacGTTTTCCCAAGATAATGAGCATGAATTTCTTAAATGTTCCTGCAAAACAGGGTCAAATTCTGCTATAATTTCGATCAAACCCAAAAATTACCATTTTTTCTTGATAGAGCTTGTCGCTGATATTCCCTAAGGCCGTATAATGTTGAGCTGGATGCCTGATGGTGAGTATAATTCTTTTTAGAACCTCACACCAATGTTCATTTTCTTTTTCCAGTAGCTCAAATTCAATTTGATCAATACCACTTTTTTGTTTCAAACGTATCTCACATTCCTTTTTTGGGCAGTTTATGTGTTTAAATGATATGTCCATCCCTTGACAGCTTGTTTGAAGAAGATCCAAAAAgtttacaacaaaaacaaaaaagtctgTCGGTAGATCTCGAACACTCAAACCATTTACGATCcctttttttcttcatttggtaaCGTCCTTGCGTAAAAATGAGTCGAAAGTAAAAATTTCCTTATTTAAGGAATACTCAAAATTTGCAACTTCAGTAGGGCCTTTCTGTAGAATTTCGTTTATCGTGGAGGATGTTAACGTATTACGTTGGCCAAGTGCCTGGGTCTGAATTTGTAATTACGTCACAACTGCTACTACTAGGCCCACCTGAATGTGGGGTAGCAGGAGGTCCGCATTCCAATGTTTCAAGTTCACTTGCATCTACAGCACCGCATGACGAGAGGCTACTGTTAATGCCATCGTCCTTTAAGCACACTGTCTGAAGTTGTTGGTCGAAGAAATTTTTCGAAAGCGCCTTGTAGTCAGTTCAAAAACAATTCATGTCATAGCTTTCTCTTGATCTTTCGAGCATCTGAATTGTATTTTCTAAATGGTCCCTTTCACGAAACATTTCCCTGTTGGCACTTTAAACTTCACAAGACAGGCAAAAAACACTCTATCTTCACACAGAGTGCACACACAACACGTAAAACGGCTTGAACTGGAGAAGTACCGTACGTTTAGACTGACGGCAATGAACAAATCATTCTGTAGGAAAAACCTGCTGACAGAAGAATGTAAAGCTGGCCTCTTAGCCGCAAAAATGGGTAGAAATGGCGCGGAGAGGCGCTGAGAAACAATGAATCGCGTACCTTTCAATTTACTCATGAGCAACAGTCATATGTTGACAAGAGATATTGTTGTAGCGCATCAGTATGATAGGACCTAGTCCTCTGGACTCCGAAGCATGCATTATTTTCTGAGACGCGGTGACAGTCGTGGCACAATGAGTCTACAATTGAATTACATTATATTaaaagtagtttcagaaacaccttattttttctttttatctgtaaTAACAAAATTACGGGTGACAGTTTCCAAATTACCTTCTAACGTTTTGCGCGGAGAGCCTAGAAGCGCCGGGTTCTGTGCTCTTGCACCGTCTGCACATGCCTAAGGCCGCCCCTgaccaagagtgtgccaagaataccaaatttcaggcattatctctcaccacagacaacgcagtggccaacagccttcgctcaacgaccgagagcagcggcgtttgcttagagttgtcagtactaacagtcaagcaacattgggtggaataacagcagaaatcaatgtgggacgtacgagaacGTGTCCGTTGGGACtgtggggcgaaatttggcgttaatgaccgACGAAAGTGTATTTTctgacagcatgacatcgcctgcaatgTCCCTCCTAGGCTCTTGgacttatcggttggaccctggaaaactgtggcctggtcagatgagtcctgatttcagttggtaacagctgataataggttctagtgtggcgcagactccacgaagccatggaccgaagttctcaacaaggcactgtaccatCTGATGGTGGTTTCGTAACGGTGTGGGTTGCGTCCACATGGAATGGTCTGGGTTCTCTGGACCAACTGAAACGATCAGTGACTGACAATGATTATtgtcagccattcattgacttcatgtccccaagcaacgacgaaatttttatggatgacaatgcgccatatcctCAGCCACAAttagcgattggtttcaagaacattctgggcagttcaaGCGAATGAACTGTcaacctagatcgcccgacatgatccTCACCCAGCATTTATGGAACAAAATCGAGAGGTCCGTTcgcgcagaaaatcctgcaccaacaatactttcgcaattatgatcagctatagagacagcatggttcagtcttctacagaggacttccaacgacttgttgagtccatgccacatccagttgctgcactacgcagggaaAAAGGAGCTCTGACACggtattagcaggtatcccataaCTTCTGTCACCTCTGTGCATGCTCTGTCTGTCCTTCTGACGACCATTTATTTTTCGAATTCTTCGCATTTACCCAGTAGCCATTTCGCATAGTCTCTTCTGCAGTTCCTACTTATTTCAGTCATAAGTAACTAATATTGTTATATTTCTCTTTCTTCTGCGCATCTtcctttcatacactactggcaattaaaattgttacaccaagaagaaatgcagatgatgaacgggtattcattggacagatatattatactagaactgacattttcacccaatttgggtgcatagatcctcagatattagtacctagaacaaccacctctggccgtaataacggccttgatacgcctgggcaatgagtcaaacaaagcttggattgcgtgtacaggtacagctgcgcatgtagcttcaacacgataccacagttcatcaagagtagtagctggcgtattgtgacgtgccagttgctaggccaccattgaccagacgttttcaattggtgatagatctggagaatgtgctggccagggcagcaatcgaacattttctgtatccagaaaggcccgtgcaggacctgcaacatgcagtcgttcattatcctgctgaaatgtagggtttcgcagggatcgaatgaatggtagagccacgggtcgtaacacatctgaaatgtaacgtccactgttcaaagtaccgtcaatgcgaacaagaggttaccaagacgtgtaaccaatggaaccccttcccatcacgccaggtgatacgccagtatcgcgatgacgaatacatgcttccaatgtgtgttcaccgctatgtcgccaaacacggatgcgaacatcatgatgctgtaaacagaatctagattcatcagaaaaaatgaggttttgccattcatgtactctggttcgtcgtcgagtacaccatcgcaggcactcctgtctgtgatgcagcatcagaatggttcaaatggctctgagcactatgggacttaacatctgtggtcttcagttccctagaacttagaactacttaaacctaactaacctaaggacatcacacacatccatgcccgaggcaggattcgaacctgcgacagtagcggtcacgcggttccagacggaagcgcctagaaccgcacggccacacaggccggcgatgcagcatcaagggtaaccgcaggcatggtctccgagctgacagttcatgctgctgcaaacgtcgtcgaactgttgtgcagatggttgttgtcttgcaaacgctcccgtctgttgactcagggatcgagacgtggctgcatgatccgttacagccatgcgcataagatgcctgtcatctcgactgctagtgatacaaggccgttgggatcctgcatggcgttccgtattacacttctgaacccaccgatcacatattctgctatcagtgatTGGATCTCAAACGACGCGAGCAGCAAcggcgctatacgataaaccgcaatcgcgataggctacaagccgcctttatcaaagtccgaaacgtgatggtgcgcatttcacctccttacacgaggcaacaccacAACGTTTCACAACTCAACGCTGGTCaattgcagtttgtgtatgagaaatctgttggaaactttcctcatgtcagcacgttgtaggtgtcgccatcggcgccaaccttgtgtgaatgctctgaaaagctaatcatttgcatatcacagcatgttcttcctgtcggttaaatttcgcttccgtggcacgtcatcttcgtggcgtagcaattttaatggccagtattttgTCGATAAATTAaattatatcttctgttacccaagatttctccGCAATTACTAAGCTTTTACCGATATTTGTCTGAACTCCTGTGACTGCCCTTGTTGGAGATGCCCATTTCTCTTCTTTAATGAAAAACTTAACACAGCCAGTTACTATATGCACTCACCGATGCTTGCAGGACTGGTGCGGCCAACGCAGGCGCTCCATCAGTTAACTGCTGCGAGAGGCAGAGGTGTATGTACCACGGCACGAGGACGACGATCCCACGGGGGGGCAGCAGCATCAGCCGCCACGGGGAAGTAGGCGCCGCCTGCTGCTGATGTGGGCAGGGGGCGGGACACGGCATCCCACTTGCTGAGGCCGCCAGCGCAGCCACCACCGAGAGCAGGCGCATGCCTCTGGCCATCTGGACAGAGGCACGAGCCTGGGACTGCCGCCTGAGGCGTCCCTCCGGCTCTTTAAAGGTCGGCCGCCGGCTGCAGCTGGATGGCAACAAGGACGCCCACCCGTGTCGCACACTCCGTTACTTGCAGCTTTCTTGGAAAGATGCCACCTATTGTGATTCAGCTTCCTCTTACTGTGCCAGTGACGATGCGTTTATGAGGACAATCAGAAATCCACGCTTGTCAGTAGCGTTTCTGAATCGAATCAATTGTTAATTTGCATTCTGCTTTATTCgtaattgttttgaaaattttctgtcATAGCTGTCGTTTCCCGAAGTAAACTAAGAGCTAAaattcttcaaaaatttttgtcTGTATACTTGTACTCTGTTTATACacttgagatgacaaaagtcataggatagcgatatccaTATAtgcggatggcggtagtatcgcacacACGAGGTGTAAGAGGGCAGGGCATCagtggagccgtcatttgtacccagatgattcatgtgaaaaggtttccgacatgattattgcCATACAacgagaattaacagattttgaacgcgagaTGGTAATTGGATCTAGGTGCATGGGCCATTCGaattcgggaatcgttagggactTCCATATTGCGAGAtctacagagtcaagagtgtgccgagaatatcagatttcaggcatcacctctaaCCACGCAGCGgcaggcggccttcacttaacaaaccGAGAGcactggcgtttgcgtagagttgtctgacgtatccgttagaacagtggggTGAAATCTGCCGATAAAGGGCTATCGCAGCAGACGACAGACAGTGTTTTTTCTGACAGCACGGCATCACCTGCAGCGACTttcttgggttcaaatggttcaaatagctctgagcactatgggacgtaacttcacaggtcatcagtcccctagaacttagaactacttaaacctaactaacctaaggacatcacacacatccacgcccgaggcaggattcgaacctgcgaccgtagcggtcgctcggctgcagactgcagcgcctagaaacgcacggccactccggccggcttacatgGAAGGTACTGGGtcttctgatccaactgaaccgatcattgactataaatggttattttcggctacttgaagaccatttgcagcaattcatggacttaatgtttccaAACTACggcgcgccatgtcaccaggccacaattgttcgcaattggtatggagaacattctgcacagttcgagtTAATGATTTGCCTACCCTGATCGCCTCACAtgtatcccatagaacatttatgggatataattgagAGGTAAATTAGTGCATAATTTCGAAATTATGGGTGGCTatcgaggcagcatggctcagtatttctgcaggggacctccaacgacctgttgagtccatgccatgtgcaGTTGTTGCATTACCCCGGGCAAAAGCAGATCCGACAcggttttgtgcaaacagccacaggGCCTGTGAACGCCTTTCATACCACGGAGAAACAGCGAAGAGTAAACAgcgatgacaccacgattctgccgaacggaagagagctgtggtgaccGGAAAATGTCACCCCGCAGTACCCAGTGAAATGTCACACTGTTACGGGTACTTCAGAGAAGGAGCGAGCAATGCCGACACAGGACGAGCTCCGCGTTCCGTACATCCTCCACGCACGATATTTGGCACACCGTGGCCAGCCCCCGTGTatgatggttcaaacagctctaagcactatgggacttaacatctgagaccatcagtctccCAGACATAGAACTTCTtagctaccctaaggacatcacacgcatccatgattcgaacttgcgaccgtagcagccgggtgGTTCCGGACGAAGCCCCTTGaaacgcttggccacagtggccagtCCCGTGTCTGAGTTAAACATGTATGCACTGTGTGGCTCTTAGCTTCTACGCGGTGGGACGAGGCGAGAGCGTAGCGCTGATGTCACCGCTGACAGGCCAACAGCAGGCGACCTCCGCCAAGCAGGGAGTGAGCGCTGGCTGTCCCTGGGACTTCGGGAGACGCGGCGGCTGACCCGGCCGCAACCAGGGGTCACTCCTCATTGTCCCGCTGCGCTGAAGTGCCAGCCGTGCGTCTGCTCTGTCCAACGAGACTGCGGCCTTCGTCCGTCGTATGCGTATTGcgaaaggcaggtgttgacagggcGTGTCGGTAAGCGTCAGTGAGGCGTCGTGTGAAGTCGAACTCAGAAAATGAGAATCGTGCTCGAAAACAAAGCATATACTGATTACGGAAAGACTGAAATGCGTTAACTTCAAATCACGTCGATTGACAGTTGCTACCGTACGACAAGATAGGTAGGTGTTGCTTGAAGATGTAAAAATTTGTAGAATTCGAATCAGAAACAGCCGTGTagcgaagtaacttaaatcacgcAATTAAGGAAAAGTTTCTGGTGTAGACTgtgtactaattaggttcctttcagagtatacaaccgctcgctcgacacaG
The Schistocerca gregaria isolate iqSchGreg1 chromosome 1, iqSchGreg1.2, whole genome shotgun sequence genome window above contains:
- the LOC126320756 gene encoding uncharacterized protein LOC126320756 isoform X1 — protein: MARGMRLLSVVAALAASASGMPCPAPCPHQQQAAPTSPWRLMLLPPRGIVVLVPWYIHLCLSQQLTDGAPALAAPVLQASVASTGKRGFGPATTEEAVGLPLWEDLLRNFISAPDRPSGFGQLGRVGGLCREPLSSPDGEQH